The Kluyvera intermedia genome window below encodes:
- a CDS encoding sigma-54 interaction domain-containing protein: MSIIIEREDRNGNSFVAVSPASVGVISLARRVAKYNVSVLVTGETWTGKECVAKYIHEHACGSDAPYVGVNCAAIPESMLEAVLFGYEKGAFTGAVASVAGKFEQANGGTLLLDEIGDMPLSLQAKLLRVLQEQEVERLGSHKRIPLDIRLVASTNKDLQQEIAEGRFRQDLFYRISVVPIHITPLRERKQDILPLVQRFIAKYRAFHKGDVRLSDDARNALLGYDWPGNVRELENVIQRGMILGNGDEIKAADFGLVPRVPLPETPAVGMMPAYREQDTGSSAIRDVKLHGRLAEYQYIIDLLKRHQGNKSKTAEFLGITPRALRYRLASMRDEGIDIECYS; this comes from the coding sequence ATGAGCATTATCATTGAACGTGAAGACCGTAATGGAAATAGCTTTGTGGCTGTTTCCCCTGCCAGCGTGGGCGTAATCTCATTAGCTCGTCGCGTTGCCAAGTATAATGTTTCCGTATTGGTTACCGGCGAAACCTGGACAGGTAAGGAATGCGTTGCTAAATATATCCATGAACACGCCTGTGGCAGCGATGCTCCGTATGTTGGGGTTAACTGTGCGGCTATTCCAGAAAGTATGCTGGAAGCCGTTTTATTCGGTTATGAAAAAGGCGCATTCACCGGTGCAGTAGCAAGTGTCGCCGGTAAGTTTGAACAGGCAAACGGCGGAACGCTGCTGTTGGATGAAATTGGTGATATGCCACTTTCATTACAGGCGAAGTTATTACGCGTATTGCAGGAGCAGGAAGTCGAACGTTTGGGAAGCCATAAACGTATTCCCCTCGACATTCGTCTGGTGGCTTCAACCAATAAAGACCTGCAGCAAGAGATTGCCGAAGGCCGTTTCCGCCAGGATCTGTTTTACCGTATTTCGGTGGTGCCGATTCACATCACGCCATTACGTGAACGTAAGCAGGACATTTTACCGCTGGTTCAGCGTTTTATCGCCAAGTACCGCGCCTTCCATAAAGGCGATGTTCGCTTAAGTGATGATGCCCGAAATGCCCTGCTCGGCTATGACTGGCCGGGAAATGTGCGTGAGCTGGAAAACGTTATCCAGCGCGGCATGATCCTCGGTAACGGTGACGAAATTAAAGCCGCTGACTTCGGTCTGGTACCGCGTGTTCCGCTGCCGGAAACCCCGGCTGTGGGCATGATGCCCGCTTACCGTGAACAGGATACGGGAAGCTCGGCGATTCGTGACGTCAAACTGCACGGACGTCTGGCGGAATATCAGTACATCATCGACCTGCTAAAACGCCATCAAGGCAACAAATCTAAAACGGCGGAGTTCCTGGGCATTACGCCAAGAGCACTGCGCTACCGTCTTGCGTCCATGCGTGACGAAGGCATTGATATTGAATGTTATTCCTGA